A region of Methanocorpusculum labreanum Z DNA encodes the following proteins:
- a CDS encoding DNA helicase PriA — MVVQHTCGFKREIFCRECGTELVQDSRGKLYCPRCGRRLAILCPHCGKLW; from the coding sequence ATGGTAGTTCAGCACACATGCGGCTTTAAACGCGAGATATTCTGTCGGGAGTGCGGCACCGAACTCGTTCAGGATTCACGGGGAAAACTCTACTGCCCGCGGTGCGGACGGCGGCTTGCGATCCTCTGTCCCCACTGCGGAAAACTCTGGTAG
- a CDS encoding DUF1922 domain-containing protein: MSTYRVIRCPGCHQFTYTDYYGKWKLCPVCGEVISVRNVPVYLEVDDFSEAEVLIKEVERYLSHTGRLDLTREEVDLIREKYVEWLNGPAA, from the coding sequence ATGAGTACCTATCGGGTGATCCGCTGCCCAGGCTGTCATCAGTTTACCTACACCGACTATTACGGCAAGTGGAAGCTCTGCCCGGTCTGCGGGGAAGTGATCTCGGTGAGGAACGTGCCGGTGTATCTGGAGGTGGACGACTTCTCCGAGGCTGAAGTGCTCATAAAAGAGGTTGAACGGTATCTTTCCCATACCGGACGTCTCGACCTGACAAGAGAAGAGGTCGACCTGATCCGGGAGAAGTATGTGGAATGGCTCAACGGTCCGGCCGCATAA
- a CDS encoding coenzyme F420-0:L-glutamate ligase: MSVQVTGISGIPLIQKGDDLPAIICRNTTFEDEDILCIASTIVSKAKGYTRALADITPSPDALRISGLTKEDPRFIQAILDSSTEIIQEYPFILSEVPCGHVGVRAGVDNSNIEGENIIILPKDPSAECREIRDSIKKITGKNVGVIVTDTCGRAFRRGQCGNAIGWAGMTAIRDFRGDHDLFGLELEITEEAVVDEIAAFSNFIMGESNNGIPAVKFSGCGTWKGHDSLYFTKEEDLIRKAMKR; the protein is encoded by the coding sequence ATGTCAGTTCAGGTAACGGGAATTTCCGGAATCCCGCTCATTCAGAAAGGCGATGATCTCCCGGCAATAATCTGCAGAAATACCACGTTCGAAGACGAGGATATCCTTTGTATAGCATCAACGATCGTTTCGAAAGCAAAAGGGTATACCCGCGCTCTCGCAGATATCACCCCTTCGCCGGATGCCCTGCGGATCTCCGGCCTCACCAAAGAAGACCCCCGGTTCATCCAGGCGATCCTTGATTCATCCACCGAGATCATCCAGGAGTATCCGTTTATCCTCTCCGAAGTCCCCTGCGGCCACGTAGGTGTGCGCGCCGGTGTGGACAATAGTAATATAGAAGGCGAAAATATCATCATCCTTCCAAAAGACCCCTCGGCCGAGTGCAGAGAAATACGTGACTCAATAAAAAAGATCACGGGAAAGAATGTCGGCGTCATCGTGACCGACACCTGCGGCAGGGCATTTCGCCGCGGTCAGTGCGGAAACGCTATCGGCTGGGCAGGCATGACCGCGATCCGTGACTTTAGAGGCGACCACGATCTGTTCGGTCTGGAACTCGAAATCACGGAAGAAGCGGTCGTCGATGAGATCGCCGCCTTCTCCAACTTCATTATGGGGGAGAGCAACAACGGGATCCCGGCCGTGAAATTTTCCGGCTGCGGTACCTGGAAAGGCCACGACTCGCTCTACTTCACCAAAGAAGAAGACCTGATCAGAAAGGCTATGAAACGATAA
- a CDS encoding HisA/HisF-related TIM barrel protein: protein MKVILAMDLMDGYVVHGKSGNRDHYKPLTWGLSPSAEPLSYLSVMKPKYAYVADLDRIGMCGDHTETILRLASIPEKLWVDRGCSIPEEYLPGVANIIGTETADAPFEEFTGGYLSVDVKDGKVIPDGLDPVEVIREADKYAFDGIILLNISSVGTESGIDLDFAKRIRAATKKPLLYGGGVNTLDDLRTLCDAGYDGVIISTSVHKGKIPVEIVQEGTFC from the coding sequence ATGAAGGTCATTCTCGCAATGGACCTGATGGACGGGTATGTCGTCCACGGGAAAAGCGGCAACCGGGATCATTACAAGCCCCTGACCTGGGGGCTTTCCCCCTCGGCCGAGCCGCTGTCGTATCTTTCGGTGATGAAGCCGAAGTACGCATACGTGGCCGATCTTGACCGGATCGGGATGTGCGGCGATCACACCGAGACGATCCTGCGACTCGCATCGATTCCGGAGAAGCTCTGGGTCGACAGGGGATGCAGTATCCCGGAGGAGTATCTCCCGGGGGTTGCGAACATCATCGGGACGGAAACGGCTGATGCCCCCTTCGAAGAGTTCACCGGCGGATATCTCAGTGTCGATGTAAAGGACGGAAAGGTCATCCCCGACGGGCTTGACCCGGTCGAGGTGATCCGCGAGGCCGACAAATACGCCTTTGACGGGATCATTCTCCTAAACATCTCCTCGGTCGGTACCGAATCCGGGATCGATCTGGATTTTGCAAAGCGGATCAGGGCGGCAACGAAAAAACCGCTCCTCTACGGAGGAGGGGTGAACACGCTGGATGATCTTCGCACCCTCTGCGATGCGGGGTATGACGGCGTGATCATCTCGACTTCCGTTCACAAAGGAAAGATCCCGGTGGAAATCGTGCAGGAGGGAACATTTTGCTGA
- the tmk gene encoding dTMP kinase, whose amino-acid sequence MLITLEGIDGAGKSTLYEGLKTRLQDLEPVFTKEPGSPLVNSAVRREIGANRDPFAEATLFVADHAAHLAQVVLPALEEKKLVISDRYSDSRFAYQQVSLIGIVPDPKAWLTAVHAGWSVRPDLTILLLISPETAMNRLHERPGKEHFEDPAFLEEVQKKYLERVTEDPERFLLIDAAQEPETILDFVEKSIRALPRQ is encoded by the coding sequence TTGCTGATCACTCTTGAGGGAATCGACGGAGCGGGAAAATCCACGCTCTATGAAGGTCTCAAAACACGGCTCCAGGATCTCGAACCGGTGTTCACCAAAGAACCGGGCAGCCCTCTCGTGAATTCGGCGGTCCGTCGTGAGATCGGGGCGAACAGGGATCCGTTCGCGGAGGCCACGCTTTTTGTTGCCGACCATGCAGCACATCTTGCTCAGGTCGTGCTTCCGGCGCTCGAAGAAAAGAAACTGGTCATCTCGGACCGTTACTCCGACAGCAGGTTTGCCTACCAGCAGGTCTCGCTCATCGGGATCGTGCCAGATCCAAAAGCATGGCTCACCGCGGTACATGCAGGCTGGTCGGTCCGTCCGGACCTGACGATCCTTCTTTTGATCTCTCCCGAAACGGCGATGAACCGGCTTCACGAGAGACCGGGAAAGGAGCACTTCGAGGACCCGGCGTTTCTCGAGGAAGTCCAGAAAAAATATCTTGAACGGGTAACCGAGGACCCCGAACGCTTCCTTCTGATCGACGCCGCCCAGGAGCCGGAAACGATCCTTGACTTCGTCGAGAAGAGCATTCGGGCACTTCCCCGACAGTGA
- the cofE gene encoding coenzyme F420-0:L-glutamate ligase, translating to MYPHMSGFFSVYGISTGLLVSGDDIIDRVISSLKDTEAKSIENGDILLFAESPLSTTEGRNIRLDDITPSAEAYRLSEKYHLDARLAEVVIQESDTIVGGVPGYLLAGKWDLILPNAGVDESNAPDGWVTRLPADPEASAKRLRDEIRERTGKDTAVIIIDSRTHSMRLGVSGVAIGCSGIQPISDERGKPDLYGNKLQVTRRAIADSLASTAELLMGEASEGVPVVLVRGYPYIRCENCRIETIPAEEDLFLNLGK from the coding sequence ATGTATCCCCACATGTCGGGTTTCTTTTCCGTTTACGGGATTTCCACAGGACTGCTCGTATCCGGCGACGATATAATTGACCGGGTCATCAGTTCTCTGAAAGACACCGAGGCTAAATCAATAGAAAACGGCGACATTCTGCTTTTTGCCGAGTCGCCGCTCTCCACCACCGAAGGCCGCAATATCAGGCTGGACGACATAACACCGTCTGCCGAGGCATACCGGCTTTCGGAGAAGTATCATCTCGACGCCCGGCTTGCCGAGGTCGTCATCCAGGAAAGCGATACGATCGTCGGCGGTGTCCCGGGATACCTCCTTGCCGGAAAATGGGACCTTATCCTCCCGAACGCCGGCGTGGACGAGTCGAACGCCCCGGACGGGTGGGTCACCCGCCTCCCGGCAGATCCGGAAGCAAGCGCCAAACGACTGCGTGACGAGATCAGGGAACGCACCGGAAAAGATACCGCGGTCATCATCATCGATTCACGGACCCATTCGATGCGCCTTGGGGTATCGGGGGTCGCCATCGGCTGCTCCGGGATCCAGCCGATTTCGGACGAGCGGGGAAAACCAGACCTTTACGGAAACAAACTGCAGGTCACAAGAAGGGCGATCGCCGACTCTCTCGCCTCGACCGCCGAACTTCTGATGGGAGAGGCCTCCGAGGGGGTCCCGGTCGTTCTTGTACGCGGATACCCGTACATCAGATGCGAAAACTGCAGAATAGAAACGATACCCGCCGAAGAGGATCTCTTCCTCAATCTCGGCAAATAA
- a CDS encoding prefoldin subunit beta, which translates to MTAPQQAAGIPPQIQQQLGMFQQIQQQLQQVSSQKMQYEMTLRETKRALEEIEAAADDSVIYSAIGSILIQKQKAAVKAELEEKVDSLELRIGSLDKQEKAMTTKAAQLQKQIQEAISGGVPAAQ; encoded by the coding sequence ATGACAGCACCCCAGCAGGCGGCGGGAATCCCGCCGCAGATCCAGCAGCAGCTTGGAATGTTCCAGCAGATCCAGCAGCAGCTTCAGCAGGTATCGTCCCAGAAAATGCAGTATGAGATGACGCTCCGTGAAACGAAGCGTGCTCTTGAAGAGATCGAGGCCGCGGCAGACGATTCCGTGATCTACTCGGCGATTGGATCCATTCTGATCCAGAAACAGAAGGCTGCCGTCAAAGCGGAACTCGAAGAGAAGGTCGACTCCCTTGAACTCCGCATCGGTTCTCTCGACAAGCAGGAGAAGGCAATGACCACCAAAGCAGCGCAGCTCCAGAAGCAGATCCAGGAAGCAATCAGCGGCGGCGTCCCTGCTGCCCAGTAA
- a CDS encoding KEOPS complex subunit Pcc1 yields MNHAACFVFETPFAAKLYEVLAPETVSDPGEKSNVRLTCGDSSVTLQVEAEDAASLRASLNMWLRLVNVSHEVLEL; encoded by the coding sequence ATGAACCACGCAGCATGTTTTGTCTTTGAAACCCCGTTTGCAGCAAAACTGTATGAAGTTCTCGCCCCGGAAACCGTCAGCGATCCGGGGGAAAAATCCAACGTGCGGCTCACCTGCGGCGACTCTTCCGTGACACTCCAGGTGGAAGCGGAGGATGCGGCGTCTCTTCGTGCGTCCCTCAATATGTGGCTGCGGTTGGTTAATGTATCCCACGAAGTATTGGAGTTGTAA
- a CDS encoding DNA-directed RNA polymerase subunit P, whose product MVAYKCARCKQLVEIGTNIRCPYCGHRILFKARGAGTKELKAR is encoded by the coding sequence ATGGTTGCTTATAAGTGCGCCCGCTGTAAACAGTTGGTTGAGATCGGTACGAACATCCGCTGCCCCTACTGCGGTCACCGTATTCTTTTCAAGGCCCGCGGAGCCGGCACGAAAGAACTGAAAGCCAGATGA
- a CDS encoding 50S ribosomal protein L37ae: MASKSKHVAKGRVTGSAGRFGPRYGRFCRKMVNESEKISRAKHLCPMCDTIAVKRVGTGIWECRKCGYKYAGGAYVPQTPGLKVVLRTIETKGV, translated from the coding sequence ATGGCATCCAAGAGTAAACATGTTGCAAAAGGACGCGTCACCGGCAGCGCCGGACGCTTTGGTCCGAGATACGGCCGTTTCTGCCGTAAGATGGTCAATGAGAGCGAGAAGATCTCCCGCGCGAAGCACCTGTGCCCGATGTGCGATACGATCGCTGTAAAGCGTGTCGGAACCGGCATCTGGGAATGCAGAAAATGCGGATACAAATACGCAGGCGGCGCCTACGTCCCGCAGACCCCCGGCCTCAAGGTCGTTCTTCGTACTATCGAGACCAAAGGAGTATAA
- a CDS encoding ribosome assembly factor SBDS translates to MISLDDAVTARLETHGLKFELLVDPELADKMRHGEDLDIEDVVAAMYVYENASRGDKSPDEDLIKAFKTTDFTEIAKHIILKGEIHLTTEQRRHLIEEKRRRVITFIARNAVNPQTGLPHPVMRIEMALDQVRINYDPFKSVDDLVKEAVKALRPILPIRFEERRIAAKFPMDFAARAYAAISGAAYVTMDKNEWQNDGSWICVVTIPAGMQEEFFNLANAAAKGDAQLKILE, encoded by the coding sequence ATGATTTCCCTTGATGATGCAGTAACCGCCCGTCTGGAGACACACGGGCTGAAATTTGAACTGTTGGTTGATCCCGAACTTGCCGACAAAATGAGGCACGGCGAGGATCTCGACATCGAAGATGTTGTTGCAGCAATGTATGTATACGAGAACGCTTCGCGCGGAGACAAGTCCCCGGACGAAGATCTGATCAAAGCGTTCAAGACCACCGATTTTACTGAGATCGCAAAACATATCATTCTCAAAGGCGAAATCCATCTGACGACCGAGCAGCGCCGTCACCTGATTGAAGAAAAACGCAGACGCGTCATCACCTTCATCGCACGAAACGCCGTGAACCCGCAGACCGGTCTGCCGCATCCCGTCATGCGTATCGAGATGGCGCTGGATCAGGTCCGCATAAACTACGATCCCTTCAAGTCCGTGGACGATCTGGTCAAGGAGGCCGTAAAAGCGCTCCGCCCGATCCTTCCGATCCGGTTCGAGGAACGGCGTATCGCCGCCAAATTCCCGATGGACTTTGCAGCCAGAGCGTATGCGGCCATCTCGGGCGCGGCGTATGTCACTATGGATAAAAACGAGTGGCAGAACGACGGGTCCTGGATCTGCGTCGTGACGATCCCTGCCGGCATGCAGGAAGAGTTCTTCAATCTGGCGAACGCTGCGGCGAAAGGCGATGCTCAGCTCAAGATACTTGAGTAA
- the psmA gene encoding archaeal proteasome endopeptidase complex subunit alpha — translation MQPQQYQMGGYDRAITMFSPDGRLYQVEYAREAVKRGTTAVGIKCKTGVVLLVDKRVNSRLLEPSSIEKIFRIDEHIGVASSGLVGDARILVDRARIEAQINRVSYGEPVDVETLAKKLCDHMQSYTLFGGARPYGTALLIAGAESSPTGTKYHLFETDPSGTLLEYSATGIGIGRPAVIKLFEQEYKETCSAEEAVLLGLKALHTATEGKFDMNTVEIGIAGEYSKKHSSKKESETANGTKISTIAFRKLNVDEVKAAVAKFSKTTPAKKE, via the coding sequence ATGCAGCCACAACAATATCAAATGGGCGGGTACGATCGTGCCATCACGATGTTCTCCCCCGACGGACGTCTGTATCAGGTTGAATATGCACGTGAAGCGGTAAAACGGGGAACGACCGCGGTTGGTATCAAATGTAAGACGGGAGTCGTACTTCTCGTTGACAAACGGGTCAACTCCCGTCTTCTGGAACCATCGTCGATCGAGAAGATCTTTCGGATCGACGAACACATCGGTGTCGCCTCCTCCGGCCTTGTCGGCGATGCCCGGATCCTTGTCGACCGTGCCCGGATCGAGGCTCAGATCAACCGGGTAAGCTACGGCGAACCGGTCGATGTGGAGACGCTGGCAAAGAAACTCTGCGACCACATGCAGAGCTACACCCTGTTCGGCGGGGCACGCCCTTACGGTACGGCGCTTCTGATCGCCGGTGCCGAGTCGTCACCGACCGGTACAAAGTATCATCTCTTCGAGACCGATCCCTCAGGAACCCTTCTCGAGTACTCCGCCACCGGTATTGGTATCGGCAGACCTGCCGTCATCAAACTCTTCGAACAGGAGTACAAAGAAACCTGCTCGGCAGAAGAAGCCGTCCTGCTTGGCCTTAAAGCCCTGCACACCGCGACCGAAGGCAAGTTCGATATGAACACCGTCGAGATCGGTATAGCAGGCGAGTATTCCAAGAAACACTCCTCCAAAAAGGAGAGCGAGACCGCGAACGGAACAAAAATATCGACCATCGCATTTAGAAAACTGAATGTGGATGAAGTAAAGGCAGCTGTTGCCAAATTTTCCAAGACGACTCCTGCGAAAAAGGAGTGA
- a CDS encoding Rpp14/Pop5 family protein, producing the protein MSVLPPTLRENRRYVLFRIITLVNPTQKEVYRSMADSVSALFGDAGAAKMHPAVVWSEGEYAIARCTRGYEQSLIAALAVVTKVCGEPASFRSLATSGTILSLKKKVIPESIDDTTYPGYLCAGKKVNNLSKENGHRYLTRDDIIKE; encoded by the coding sequence ATGAGCGTTCTTCCGCCGACCCTTCGCGAAAACCGGCGCTACGTCCTGTTTCGCATCATCACCCTGGTGAACCCGACCCAAAAAGAGGTGTACCGGTCCATGGCGGATTCGGTCTCCGCACTTTTCGGTGACGCCGGGGCGGCAAAAATGCACCCGGCCGTCGTCTGGTCGGAGGGCGAGTATGCGATCGCCAGATGTACCCGCGGATACGAACAGTCCCTCATCGCCGCTTTGGCCGTTGTCACCAAAGTCTGCGGAGAACCTGCGTCATTTCGGTCGCTCGCTACATCCGGCACGATCCTTTCTTTAAAAAAGAAGGTGATCCCCGAAAGCATCGACGACACCACATATCCGGGGTATTTGTGCGCAGGTAAGAAGGTTAATAATCTCTCAAAAGAGAATGGGCATAGATATCTAACTAGAGATGATATAATTAAGGAGTAA
- a CDS encoding RNase P subunit p30 family protein has translation MITDACVYANDSSNTTLRRFALTAASCGFSRIIACDSSEDISEYAGVSILKGKMIGRVTGKAFLDAVRKTPAGTVVFVQAGENGFNRTAITTKGVHLLTGIADLPKGGFDHITAKMAAQQNTGVVLDLSRIIDPKTRRAALSRYAEILAFHRKYRFPLLLASGASDSLGQRNIQEVTALVALFGMTKEETNAALSSLDGILYPKKTVEIVEEKS, from the coding sequence ATGATAACAGACGCATGCGTGTATGCGAATGACTCGTCAAACACCACGCTTCGTCGCTTTGCTCTGACCGCCGCTTCCTGCGGTTTTTCCCGGATCATTGCCTGTGATTCCTCAGAGGACATCTCCGAGTATGCCGGCGTTTCGATCCTGAAAGGAAAAATGATCGGCAGAGTGACCGGAAAGGCATTCCTCGATGCCGTCAGAAAAACTCCTGCGGGGACGGTCGTGTTCGTGCAGGCCGGCGAAAACGGTTTCAATCGTACGGCGATCACCACAAAAGGCGTACATCTTCTGACCGGCATTGCGGACCTTCCAAAAGGAGGATTCGATCACATCACGGCAAAGATGGCGGCGCAGCAGAACACCGGAGTCGTTCTCGACCTTTCCCGGATCATCGATCCAAAGACCCGGCGGGCGGCTCTTTCCCGGTATGCCGAGATCCTCGCCTTCCATCGGAAGTACCGTTTCCCGCTTCTTTTGGCCAGCGGTGCATCCGATAGTCTTGGGCAGAGAAACATCCAGGAGGTCACTGCGCTAGTCGCCCTCTTCGGCATGACGAAGGAAGAGACGAACGCCGCTCTTTCCTCCCTTGACGGAATCCTCTATCCGAAAAAGACGGTCGAGATCGTGGAGGAGAAATCATGA
- a CDS encoding 50S ribosomal protein L15e → MSKSMYGYVRDAWKKPAESGVKKLLWERMQTWRRQGAVVRLERPTRIDRARELGYKAKQGIIVVRASIRRGGRRKSRYIRGRRTNRMGMRKATPGKNLQSIAEERAATRYPNMEVLNSYWVGQDGKSKYYEVILVDRNSPSVLADKNLAWVADTRGRVFRGKTSAGRRARGLHNRGTGTEKCRPSLTSHKNQGK, encoded by the coding sequence ATGTCGAAATCAATGTATGGATATGTCCGTGACGCGTGGAAAAAGCCCGCAGAGTCCGGAGTAAAGAAGCTCCTCTGGGAGAGAATGCAGACCTGGCGCCGTCAGGGTGCCGTTGTTCGGCTTGAGCGCCCGACCCGTATCGACAGAGCACGGGAGCTCGGATATAAAGCAAAACAGGGCATCATCGTTGTTCGCGCATCCATCCGCCGTGGTGGCCGCAGAAAATCGAGATACATCCGCGGACGCAGAACCAACCGTATGGGAATGCGCAAAGCAACCCCCGGCAAGAACCTGCAGTCCATCGCAGAAGAGCGCGCCGCAACCCGCTACCCGAACATGGAAGTTTTAAACTCCTACTGGGTAGGTCAGGACGGAAAGAGCAAGTACTACGAGGTTATCCTTGTTGACAGAAACAGCCCGTCTGTTCTCGCCGACAAGAACCTTGCATGGGTCGCAGACACCCGTGGACGTGTGTTCCGTGGAAAGACTTCCGCCGGAAGAAGGGCACGCGGTCTCCACAACCGCGGAACCGGAACTGAAAAGTGCCGGCCAAGCCTTACCTCCCACAAGAATCAGGGTAAATAA
- the moaC gene encoding cyclic pyranopterin monophosphate synthase MoaC, translating to MPVFTHLNENNEVHMVDVTPKPDVSREATAKGRIYLRPETLAAIAEGRVLKGNVLATAQVAGTLAVKQTWALIPMCHPLPVGGVTIWFEQTDEYIEAFCRVKTYGKTGIEMEALTGVSLSLLTIWDMVKSAEKDEAGQYPVTRIDGISVIEKIKGTPE from the coding sequence ATGCCGGTTTTTACTCATCTGAATGAAAATAACGAAGTCCACATGGTGGATGTGACGCCAAAACCCGACGTATCTCGTGAAGCGACCGCCAAAGGGCGGATCTATCTGCGGCCGGAGACGCTTGCGGCCATCGCCGAAGGCCGGGTCCTGAAAGGAAATGTGCTTGCGACCGCTCAGGTTGCCGGGACGCTTGCGGTAAAACAGACCTGGGCTTTGATCCCGATGTGCCACCCACTCCCGGTCGGCGGGGTAACGATCTGGTTTGAACAGACGGACGAGTACATCGAAGCGTTCTGCCGGGTGAAGACCTACGGGAAGACCGGCATCGAGATGGAGGCCCTGACCGGCGTGTCGCTTTCCCTTCTGACGATCTGGGACATGGTCAAGTCCGCGGAAAAGGATGAGGCAGGCCAGTATCCGGTGACCCGTATCGACGGGATCTCCGTTATAGAGAAGATCAAGGGCACTCCTGAGTGA
- a CDS encoding bifunctional ADP-dependent NAD(P)H-hydrate dehydratase/NAD(P)H-hydrate epimerase yields the protein MMRDLVQFELSGVVSPETMRVVDNNADDYGISAAQRMESAGSVLAAAVRSECPASVLILCGTGNNGGDGFVCARHLAKEYSVKVIFTGEPKTPEARAAFSSLDGCPVELASSWSAEDFSADVIVDALLGTGASLPLKEPYASLVGLMNEAKGRVLACDMPTPGGRADRVIAFHLAKTEGAEVYSIGIPFGAEVFCGKGDLLSVPKKPAGAHKGWAGYVLVIGGGPYQGAPFLAGTAALRSGADVVRVAAPVDGFMPDLILERLPGNKVGKEHLTRLLALAENAGVVIAGPGLGADPESLEVASQVVSAAKRAVVDADLLRNPLPKAREQTIYTPHAGEFARVFCPVPEKLGERGIIVREAAKRAGGTVLLKGAVDVISDGSRVKFNRSGAPGMTTGGTGDVLSGVCGGLLARMDAFEAACAAVHAAGLAGELADEDTGDGLIATDLLRHLAYIVYKEK from the coding sequence ATGATGCGGGATCTGGTTCAGTTCGAGTTGTCCGGGGTTGTTTCGCCGGAGACGATGCGGGTTGTTGATAATAACGCGGATGATTACGGAATCTCCGCAGCCCAGCGCATGGAAAGCGCCGGGTCCGTACTCGCCGCCGCCGTTCGATCTGAGTGTCCCGCTTCCGTTCTTATCCTCTGCGGAACGGGAAATAACGGGGGAGACGGGTTCGTCTGTGCCCGTCATCTCGCAAAGGAGTATTCGGTAAAGGTGATCTTTACCGGTGAACCGAAGACGCCGGAGGCACGGGCGGCGTTTTCCTCCCTTGACGGCTGCCCGGTGGAACTCGCTTCCTCCTGGTCGGCCGAAGATTTCTCCGCCGATGTTATCGTGGACGCCCTTCTTGGGACCGGCGCTTCCCTGCCGCTGAAAGAACCGTATGCTTCCCTTGTGGGTCTGATGAACGAGGCAAAAGGCCGTGTTCTCGCCTGCGATATGCCGACGCCGGGCGGCCGGGCTGACCGCGTGATCGCTTTTCATCTCGCAAAAACCGAGGGCGCCGAGGTATACAGTATCGGGATTCCGTTCGGCGCCGAGGTTTTCTGCGGGAAGGGGGACCTTCTTTCCGTCCCGAAAAAGCCGGCCGGGGCGCACAAGGGATGGGCGGGCTATGTGCTCGTGATCGGCGGCGGGCCGTATCAGGGTGCGCCGTTCCTTGCAGGGACCGCCGCCCTTCGTTCGGGTGCGGATGTCGTCCGCGTGGCGGCTCCCGTTGACGGATTCATGCCCGATCTGATCCTTGAGAGACTGCCGGGAAACAAAGTGGGCAAAGAACATCTGACCCGTCTGCTTGCATTGGCAGAGAACGCGGGTGTGGTGATCGCCGGACCCGGGCTCGGCGCCGATCCGGAAAGTCTCGAGGTGGCTTCGCAGGTGGTCTCAGCCGCGAAACGTGCGGTGGTGGACGCCGATCTTCTGCGTAATCCTCTGCCGAAAGCACGGGAACAGACGATCTATACGCCGCATGCAGGCGAGTTTGCCCGGGTCTTTTGTCCCGTGCCGGAGAAACTCGGTGAGCGGGGGATCATCGTCCGTGAAGCCGCGAAGCGTGCCGGCGGGACGGTTCTGTTGAAAGGAGCGGTCGATGTGATTTCGGACGGTTCCCGGGTGAAGTTCAACCGGTCCGGCGCTCCGGGCATGACCACGGGAGGAACCGGCGATGTTCTTTCCGGTGTCTGCGGCGGGCTTCTTGCCCGGATGGATGCCTTCGAGGCCGCCTGCGCCGCGGTGCATGCCGCGGGACTTGCCGGGGAGCTGGCCGATGAAGACACCGGGGACGGTCTAATCGCAACCGATTTACTGAGGCACCTTGCATACATAGTGTATAAGGAGAAATAA